TACTTATTTGACACTACCTTATGTACATTATTTATATTTTTTCTTGATAGTTCTTAATAGTTTAGCAACCATTTTACATGTGCTGTTCTTACTATTTTACCGATTGCTTCTCTTTCTAATTAGATTATATCATTAGCATCAACTTAAGCCAATGTTTAACCCAAATTATCAAATTAAATTTTTACTTAAATCAAATTTGACCACAGAAAATTATTGACTTATAATAAGGAGGGTATTTATACTATATACTAATATCATTTATTGCGGAGGGTTAATAATGCAAAATAAAGCTTGGAAAAATATAATTTTCTTTCTTGCGTTTATTGTTCTTACGGTTATTTTATTTAAAATTAACGCACTTCTGGGTTTGCTGTTTTTTCTAGGTAGTATAATTCTATTCCTATTTAATAAGAGGGCTACCATATTTGCTTTACTAGGTAGAACCAGCTATTATAAAGGGAATATGGAAAAAGGGCTTGTCTGGTTTGAAAGAGCATATAAAACCGGGATAGCTAAACCTCATACAGTCACTTCATATGCTTATCTTCTTTTAAAATCAGGCAAAATTGAAGAAGCTGAAAAGATATTGGAAAATTTGTTAAGGTCTAATCTCAATGAAGATGATAAAATGCTAGTAAAGTCCAATATGGCCCTGGTTTACTGGAAAAAAGGCAACCTTGACGACGCAATAAAAACTTTGGAAGAGGTTATTAGCAGTTATGAAACCACAAATGTATATGGGAGCCTCGGTTACATGCTCATCCAAAAGGGTGACATGGACAAAGCTTTGGAATTTAACCTTAAAGCTTATGACTATAACAATTCAAATGCTATAATTCTTGATAATTTAGGTCAAACATATTATTTGAGACATGAGTATGATAAAGCTTTTGAGATTTATGAAAAATTAATGGCATTAAACCCATCTTTTCCTGAAGCTTATTATAACTATGCATTAGTACTTAAAGCAAAAGGTGAAAATGAAAAAGCTCTTGAAACCGTCAAAAAAGCTCTTGGATATAGACTTTCATTTTTAAGTACCATACAAAAAGAGGACATTGATACATTAATTAAAGAATTGGAAAAAAATACAAAGAGTTAGAGCAAGCACTGATAATTACCCTCAAAATATAGGTAGACGTCTTATACGAAACTTGGTATCTGTTACTGAGATTATAGAACCTTTTACCAATTCATTACAGCATTTATCCATCAATTCTGATAATCTCTTATTTATGTTTTCGGATCTTTCGTCAGAAAGACGAAAAATAATTACACTTGGTAATTCAGATTTACTTGCGGCAAGTATTTGGCTAAAGTCCAAGTCCATAGTAAGAATTATTCTTGATTCCTCTATTCCTTTTTTGAATATTTCTTCATCTGATATTCTTTGTAGTCCCTGTTCAGATAAATGTACAACTTCATGTCCTTCATTTCTTAACCAGATTACTGTCTTTAAAGATATTCCCATATCAGCCAAAAATCTCATAAAGTATACCCTAACTCCTATGCATATACTTGTTCCCTAGTTAGCCAAGCAGCATATTCCAGAGACTGTTTTATATCTTCCTCATCAATATCCGGATATTCTTCAATAATTTCAGCAAAAGATTTACCATGAGCTATAAGGTTTACAATCAGCGAAACTGGTATTCTCATACCTCTTATACATGCTTGACCAGCCATTATTTCTTTATTAAAAGTAATTCTATCATATATAAACATAAAATCTCCTCCTACATTTATTTCAGTATTATTTGTTAATAAAGCCATATTAGATTAAACTAAAATGATAATCCTCATATATATTTTACCACTTTTTGAATTAAAATAATAGTAAAATACTTAAATTAATCACTTGACCTTGTTGTTAAGATTTAGAATAAGTACTGATAATTACCAGCAAAATACACTTTTTAGATCTTAAGCAGAGGGGAACAAAACAACCTCGTCCCCTCCTGAGATGTTAGTAATAAACTGACGGAATGCCTTATCCAACCTTAATTTTCTTCAGACGTTTCATTACATCATTTGCTCCACGCCCGAAATAATCATGAAGTATTTTGTATTCTTCATAAAGCTTTTTATAGATTTTAACGTTCTCAGGGTTAGGTTTATAATATTCTTTTTTTACTTTCGCCATGCATTTTGCTGCCTCAAAGATAGTGTCATAGCCTCCTTTTTCCTTGCCTGCCGCCACTGCTCCAAACATTGCGGAACCTAATGCCACTGTCTGAGGAGAAGCCGATATCCTTATTTCCCTGTTTGTCACATCAGCATAAATCTGCATCATAAATTCATCTTTTTCTGCTATGCCTCCGCATGCATACAGCTCATTTATAGCTACCCCGCTTTTTTCAAAGGTTTCAATAATTATATTTGTACCATAAGCAGTAGCCTCTATAAGAGCCCGATATATCTCTTCAGGCTTTGTGGCAAGGGTACATCCAATAATTAATCCTGTAAGATCTGCATCCACTAGCACAGACCTGTTTCCATTCCACCAATCGAGAGCTACTAGTCCACTCTCGCCTGGTCTATACTTCATAGCCTTTTCTCTCAATAATCTATGTATATTTATTCCTCTTTCTCTGGCTTCTTGCATATAGGATTCAGGAACACAATTGTTTATAAACCATTCAAAATGGTCTCCTACACAAGATTGTCCTGCTTCATAACCCATAAATCCTGGAATTATACCATCTTCAACAACACCACACATACCAGGGACTATTTTCTCTTCTGTACCAAGAACCATATGGCAGGTAGATGTTCCCATAATCATCAGCATCTTCCCCGGTTCAACAATTCCTACAGCAGGCACGGCAACATGGGCATCAACATTGGATACAGCTACAGCTGTTCCAGGAAGTAATCCAGTAAACTTTGCCATTTCCGGTGTAAGCTCTCCTGCCTTTGCACCCTGAGGATAAATAGCTCTGTTCAACTTCTCATCTACCAAGTTTTCAAGCCTTGGGTCAAGAGCTTTAAAAAAATCTTTGGAAGGATAACCATCCCTTTTGCTCCACAAGGCCTTATACCCTGCAGTACAACTATTTCTTCGTTCGTTGCCGGTCAACATAAATGAAATCCAGTCTGCAGCTTCAATAAACTTATCAGTTGAATTATATACTTCAGGTGCCTCTTCTAGTATTTGCATTATTTTGGGAATTAACCATTCGGAAGATATTTTCCCACCATATCTGTTCAGAAACTTCTCTCCCCTTTGGGCTGCTATTTCATTTAGTCTATTTGCTTGAGGCTGTGCTGCATGATGTTTCCATAACTTTACATAGCTATGGGGGTTATATTTAAATTCGTCTTTAAAACAAAGAGGTGTACCTTCTTTATCAATGGACAGCATAGTACATGCTGTAAAGTCGATAGCCATACCTATTACATCTTTCGGATCAACACCCGATTGTTTCAACACAGAGGGTATTGTCTCTTCAAGCACTTCCAGATAATCTTTAGGGTGTTGTAACGCCCAGTCGTGTGGAAGCTTTGTTCTGCCGTCAGGCAAATACTCATCCATAACTCCATGGGTATAGTCTTTTACAGCCATGGCAACAATATTCCCGGTGTCAACCTCAACAAGGACAGCCCTGCCTGATTGCGTTCCAAAGTCAACTCCGAGGCTATATTTTTTTGACATACATTTCACTTCCTTTCATTTTCCTAACTTATAAAATATACTATTAAAATATACTATTTTGAACATAATATTTTGTACACACTATTCCTTCATTTATTATAACATCAGTTTCAAATTAAGCCAACTTTGTAAAACTCAATTAAAACAAAAAATTAAATACATTCCAGGGATAGGTTTCAGGAGGATTACTCTGGAAGGCCATTTTTTCTTTTTTAACCGGGTGAATTAGCCTAACCACGTAAGACCATAATGCTAACTGCTCTCCTGCCCTGCTCAACCCTGCATTGTATTTCTGGTCGCCATATAAAGGGTAACCCATAGTTGCAAACTGGACTCTTATTTGATGAGGACGTCCTGTAAGGAGATTTATTTTCACCAGACTCATATTTCCCTTGCTTTTTAATACTTCATATTCAAGTATAGCCTTTTTTCCCCCTTTTTCCGCATTGTCTACAACATATACCTTGTTCATCCTATTGTCTTTTATAAGATAATGCTCAAGCCTCCCCTTTAAACAATCGGGTGTTCCATAAATAACAGCAAGGTAGCTTTTTTCAAAACTACCTGTCCTTATTTGATCCGACAACCTTGAAGCTGCCTTTGATGTCTTTGCAAAAACCATTACCCCGCCTACAGGCCTGTCAAGCCGGTGCACAAGTCCAAGATATACGTTTCCCGGCTTATTATATCTCTTTTTAATATCTTCTTTTAGTATAGTCAGCAAGTCCTCATCGCCGGTAATATCTCCCTGGGTAAGGACATTAACCGGTTTTTCAACAACCAACAGGTGGTTGTCTTCATAAATTATTCTAATTATACGCCTGCCTCCCATCTTCCAAAAGCTCCACACGGAAGTACAAGACATGAAGATGAAATGGGCAAACCTATTTCATCTTCACTAATAATCCCTCCAAACTTATTTCTAACTGTAATAGTCAGTATATTTCTCAAAACCACCGGTGATAAGCCGGTAGTATAAGTATTAATTAGAAAAAAGAGGGGATTATCTGACAATACTCCCATGCAAAGCATTATAAGGTCATAAAGATTGTCCTCTATTTTCCACATCTCCCCTCCAGGTCCCCGTCCATAAGAAGGCGGGTCCATAATGATAGCATCATAAAAATGGCCCCTTCGATTTTCTCTTTGAGTAAATTTAATTACATCATCAGTAATAAACCTCACAACCCGTTCCCCTAATCCCGAAAGAGCCAAATTTTCTTTTGCCCTATTTACCATGCCTTTGGCTGCATCCACATGACACACTTCAGCCCCGGCATAAGCAGCAGCAACAGTTGCTCCCCCTGTATACGCAAACAGGTTTAATACTTTTATGGTTTTATACCTCGACTTTAGCCCATTTTTAATCTTATCTA
This genomic interval from Bacillota bacterium contains the following:
- a CDS encoding class I SAM-dependent methyltransferase → MLVANNWKDYELIDAGNGERLERWGKYILRRPDPQAIWPITGNQKQWEKVHAHYHRSRSGGGHWEYFSSIPERWTVKYKDLSFYIQPTGFKHTGLFPEQAVNWDWIIDKIKNGLKSRYKTIKVLNLFAYTGGATVAAAYAGAEVCHVDAAKGMVNRAKENLALSGLGERVVRFITDDVIKFTQRENRRGHFYDAIIMDPPSYGRGPGGEMWKIEDNLYDLIMLCMGVLSDNPLFFLINTYTTGLSPVVLRNILTITVRNKFGGIISEDEIGLPISSSCLVLPCGAFGRWEAGV
- the araB gene encoding ribulokinase codes for the protein MSKKYSLGVDFGTQSGRAVLVEVDTGNIVAMAVKDYTHGVMDEYLPDGRTKLPHDWALQHPKDYLEVLEETIPSVLKQSGVDPKDVIGMAIDFTACTMLSIDKEGTPLCFKDEFKYNPHSYVKLWKHHAAQPQANRLNEIAAQRGEKFLNRYGGKISSEWLIPKIMQILEEAPEVYNSTDKFIEAADWISFMLTGNERRNSCTAGYKALWSKRDGYPSKDFFKALDPRLENLVDEKLNRAIYPQGAKAGELTPEMAKFTGLLPGTAVAVSNVDAHVAVPAVGIVEPGKMLMIMGTSTCHMVLGTEEKIVPGMCGVVEDGIIPGFMGYEAGQSCVGDHFEWFINNCVPESYMQEARERGINIHRLLREKAMKYRPGESGLVALDWWNGNRSVLVDADLTGLIIGCTLATKPEEIYRALIEATAYGTNIIIETFEKSGVAINELYACGGIAEKDEFMMQIYADVTNREIRISASPQTVALGSAMFGAVAAGKEKGGYDTIFEAAKCMAKVKKEYYKPNPENVKIYKKLYEEYKILHDYFGRGANDVMKRLKKIKVG
- a CDS encoding tetratricopeptide repeat protein; translated protein: MQNKAWKNIIFFLAFIVLTVILFKINALLGLLFFLGSIILFLFNKRATIFALLGRTSYYKGNMEKGLVWFERAYKTGIAKPHTVTSYAYLLLKSGKIEEAEKILENLLRSNLNEDDKMLVKSNMALVYWKKGNLDDAIKTLEEVISSYETTNVYGSLGYMLIQKGDMDKALEFNLKAYDYNNSNAIILDNLGQTYYLRHEYDKAFEIYEKLMALNPSFPEAYYNYALVLKAKGENEKALETVKKALGYRLSFLSTIQKEDIDTLIKELEKNTKS
- a CDS encoding DUF433 domain-containing protein, whose product is MFIYDRITFNKEIMAGQACIRGMRIPVSLIVNLIAHGKSFAEIIEEYPDIDEEDIKQSLEYAAWLTREQVYA
- a CDS encoding DUF5615 family PIN-like protein; translation: MRFLADMGISLKTVIWLRNEGHEVVHLSEQGLQRISDEEIFKKGIEESRIILTMDLDFSQILAASKSELPSVIIFRLSDERSENINKRLSELMDKCCNELVKGSIISVTDTKFRIRRLPIF
- a CDS encoding RluA family pseudouridine synthase gives rise to the protein MGGRRIIRIIYEDNHLLVVEKPVNVLTQGDITGDEDLLTILKEDIKKRYNKPGNVYLGLVHRLDRPVGGVMVFAKTSKAASRLSDQIRTGSFEKSYLAVIYGTPDCLKGRLEHYLIKDNRMNKVYVVDNAEKGGKKAILEYEVLKSKGNMSLVKINLLTGRPHQIRVQFATMGYPLYGDQKYNAGLSRAGEQLALWSYVVRLIHPVKKEKMAFQSNPPETYPWNVFNFLF